Genomic window (Elusimicrobiota bacterium):
CTGGTCGATCTCGGTCTTAACTTCAATTTTCCCGTTATGCGATTCAATTATTCTCTGTGATATCGCTAAACCCAACCCCGTACCCGAAGCTTTAGTTGTGAAAAACGGTTCAAATATCCTGGGGACAACATCCGGGGGAATCCCGGGGCCGGTATCCGCAACATGTATTTCCATCATACCGTCTTTCATTGCAGTACCTATTCTTAGTTCACGTTTTTCGCGCCCTGCGAGAAATGACAACGCGTTCTGTATAACGTTCAACAATACCTGACGAAGTAACGCGCCATCCACCTGCGCTGCGGGTAATGAAAGGTCAAACTCGCGGATGATCTTGGCATCAACTTTCGAGATCTCGTCATTCATGAATGATAATGTTTCATCAAGTACAAGATTCAGATCTTCTTCCTTCCACCGCGGTTCAGGCTGGCGTGTATAACTCAACATATTTTTTACAATACGTTCCAGCCTATCAATCTCGCGCATAATAAAGCCGGTATATTTTTTATTAGGATCATTTGGCGCAATTTTTTGGTCAATCCTCTGTGCGCTACCGCGTACCGACGCCATAGGGTTACGCACTTCATGCGCAACCACTGCTGTCATCTCACCCAATGCGGACATACGTTCTGAACGTATAAGCTTTGACTGCGCAGCTTCAAGTTCCTGTTTTGCGAGCTCTACCTGGCGTTTAAGTTCTTCGCTGAACTTACGTTCGGTATTGTACAACCTTGCATTCTCTATGGCTAACCCGGTTTGATTAGTAAACGTTACCAGTGTACGCAAGTCATTTTCCTCAATTTTCTTACCTGAATGAAGATTATCCGCTATGAGTACCCCTGCAACCTTGTCTTTAGCAATAAGCGGGACAGCAGCGATTGCCTGTTCGCGGTTACGTAAACCCCAGAAAAGGTCAACAAAAACTTTTGCCGCACCGGATAATGACGCTGTATTCACCCCGTCTTTCATCATTTCACCCGCACGGCGCAGGATCGAACTTGCCTGTTCAAATGAAGAAATTATGTACGGCCGCGCAGTGAGTACTGTCCTGACAATAGCATCATCTTTTTCATCTAAGGATATTTTTAATCCGGAAATATCGATACCTTCTATTCCAACAGCTTTCTTCCCCTCAACCACCCTCTGTTTTTCATCAACTAAACACACTATTATACGGTCGAACTTAAGATTCCGCTTAATCCCCTGAAGTATGATATCGAGGATATTATCAA
Coding sequences:
- a CDS encoding ATP-binding protein, whose translation is MLHDPFFLNKAQSKVYSIFVITWIALIIIMVNIFEVNISSWFKHALVFLVIAGIGVSLLSLIFKSIHSEFMRLTVSQEKNEGLANELTLSKKQLEERNETLQYTMDEIATLGQITKAMTSTMELDNILDIILQGIKRNLKFDRIIVCLVDEKQRVVEGKKAVGIEGIDISGLKISLDEKDDAIVRTVLTARPYIISSFEQASSILRRAGEMMKDGVNTASLSGAAKVFVDLFWGLRNREQAIAAVPLIAKDKVAGVLIADNLHSGKKIEENDLRTLVTFTNQTGLAIENARLYNTERKFSEELKRQVELAKQELEAAQSKLIRSERMSALGEMTAVVAHEVRNPMASVRGSAQRIDQKIAPNDPNKKYTGFIMREIDRLERIVKNMLSYTRQPEPRWKEEDLNLVLDETLSFMNDEISKVDAKIIREFDLSLPAAQVDGALLRQVLLNVIQNALSFLAGREKRELRIGTAMKDGMMEIHVADTGPGIPPDVVPRIFEPFFTTKASGTGLGLAISQRIIESHNGKIEVKTEIDQ